A window of candidate division WOR-3 bacterium genomic DNA:
ATGATAAAAGAAAAAGAGAATGAATTAAGGAAAAATGAGATTTAATAAAATTTTACTCCCTGGTTTCTTAAGAGAGATCGGCAAAGAGGGCGATGTTTGTATCTCTTCGCGGATAAGGTTTGCTCGCAATTTAGAAAACCATCTTTTTCTTTTAAAAGCGAGTCCCAAAGAACAAGAAGAAGTGATTGAAGAGATAAAAGAAGTTGTTGATAAATTAGGAGGGTTTGAGTTTTATCCCGAGAAGGAATTTACTGAATTATTTTTAAATTTTCTTTTGGAACGGCATTTGATTTCGCCTGATTTTGTGTTAAGTAAAAATCGACGGGGATTGTTTGTCGACAAAGAAGAAAAAGTTAGTATTATGATAAACGAAGAAGATCATTTACGATTACAGATTATTGAAGCCGGTTTTTGTTTGGACGAAATCTTTGTTAAAATAAACGAATTGGATGATCGGTTAGAAAAAGAATTACCTTACGCCTTTTCGGAAAAGTTTGGCTTCTTAACGGCTTGTCCAACAAATTTGGGAACAGGGATGCGCGCGAGTGTTATGCTTCATTTACCAGGTCTACTTTTAACTAACGAAATTGAGAAGGCAATAAAAGCTGCCCGGAGTATCGGTTTTTTAGTAAGAGGGATTTATGGCGAAGGGACGAAGACTATTGGTAGTTATTTTCAAATAAGTAACCAATTTACCATTGGGATGAAAGAAGAAGAAATTATTGAAAGCACCAAAAATTTGGTAACGGAAATTATTAATTATGAAAGAAAGGCAAGAGATTATCTTTTAAAGAATTTAAAAAAGGAGATTGAAGATCGGGTTTGGCGGGCTTACGGAATACTTACTAATGCGCGACTTTTAAGTTCGGAAGAAGCGATTAATCTCTTATCGACATTGCGATTGGGCGTTTGCTTAGAAATAATTGATAAAGTCTCTTTATTAACAATAAACATTCTCACTCTTCTTGTTAAACGGGCTAATCTAATGTTTTATTTAAGAAAAAAAGACCTTACTGAAGAAGAAAGAGATTATGAAAGAGCCTTGTTGGTAAAAAAATTTTTAAAGAGAAAAAATGAATGAAGAAGTATTAAGAAAAATTCCTGCGATCAGTAGTTTGTTAGATGAAGAAGAGATAAAAAAATTGATGGAAATTTATCCCAAAGAACTTGTGCGATATTTTTTAAAAGAAGAAATTAATCGGATTAGAGAAGAGATAATTAATAACAAAAGAGAAGAGATAGATAAAAAAGAGATTTTTGAAAATGTGAAAAGGGCGGTTTCACCAAGTTTAAAAAGAGTTATTAATGGTTTAGGGGTAATTCTTCACACCGGTCTGGGGCGAGCACCTTATAGTAAAAATATAAAAGAAACGGTTTCGCAATTTTTAGAGGGATTTTGTAATTTAGAAATAAACGAAGAAGATGGTCGCAGAGGTAGTCGGATGCGCCACATTGAGAAACTTCTCATTGCTTTAACAGGTGCGGAAGCCGGTATCGTCTGCAATAATAATGCCGGAGCAACCTTTTTAATACTGAAAGTTTTGGCCGAAGGAAAGGAGGTGATTGTTTCTCGTGGCGAACTTATTGAAATTGGCGGTGCTTTTCGTTTACCTGATGTGATGAGGTCAGCGGGGGTTATTCTTCGCGAAGTGGGAACAACCAACCGAACCCATTTGCGAGATTATGAACAAGCGATTAACGAAAACACGGGTTTGATTTTAAAAGTACATAAAAGCAATTATCGAATTATTGGTTTTACGAAAGAGGTACCAATTGAAGAATTAGTAAAACTAGGAAAGAGATACAAAATTCCGGTAGTGGATGATTTAGGAAGTGGTGCCTTAATTGATTTTTCTAAATATGGGCTTCCTAAAGAACCGGTCGTGAGAGAAAGTATTGAAAAAGGTGCTGATTTGGTTTGTTTTTCTGGCGATAAGTTGATTGGTGGTCCTCAATGCGGAGTAATTGTTGGTAAAAAAGAATATGTTAAAAAACTTGCTTCTCATCCAGTAATGAGGATTTTAAGAGTGGATAAAACAAGATTGGCTATTTTAGAAAATACTTTGAGACTTTTCTTTGATGAAGAAAAATTATTAGCGGAACACGAAGTAATAAAAATGATTCTCAAAAAAGAAGAGGAGATAAAAAAGATGGCCAAAAAGGTATTAAACGCTTTAAAAGATAGAAAAGAGAAATATCAGTTGGCTATCTTACCAGGAGAATGTGAGATTGGTGGCGGTTCTTTACCCGGAGTTAAACTAAAAACTTATCTTTTAAGAATTAAACATCAAAATGTTGAAGATCTAGCAAGAAGATTAAGAAAAAATGAAATACCGATTTATGGTCGAATAGAAAAAAATAGTCTTTTATTAGATTTTCGAACAATAAGGGAAGAAGAGATAAAATTATTAATAAAAGGTTTAAAAGAAGTATTAAATTAAAGGAGGTTTTATGCGGCTAAAAATTGCCACAGAAATTTTTAAAAAATTATTAGAAAAAGTTATCAAAATTGTTCCCAGCCGTTCTGCCTTTCCAATTTTACAAAATGTCTATCTTTCTTG
This region includes:
- a CDS encoding protein arginine kinase gives rise to the protein MRFNKILLPGFLREIGKEGDVCISSRIRFARNLENHLFLLKASPKEQEEVIEEIKEVVDKLGGFEFYPEKEFTELFLNFLLERHLISPDFVLSKNRRGLFVDKEEKVSIMINEEDHLRLQIIEAGFCLDEIFVKINELDDRLEKELPYAFSEKFGFLTACPTNLGTGMRASVMLHLPGLLLTNEIEKAIKAARSIGFLVRGIYGEGTKTIGSYFQISNQFTIGMKEEEIIESTKNLVTEIINYERKARDYLLKNLKKEIEDRVWRAYGILTNARLLSSEEAINLLSTLRLGVCLEIIDKVSLLTINILTLLVKRANLMFYLRKKDLTEEERDYERALLVKKFLKRKNE
- the selA gene encoding L-seryl-tRNA(Sec) selenium transferase, which codes for MNEEVLRKIPAISSLLDEEEIKKLMEIYPKELVRYFLKEEINRIREEIINNKREEIDKKEIFENVKRAVSPSLKRVINGLGVILHTGLGRAPYSKNIKETVSQFLEGFCNLEINEEDGRRGSRMRHIEKLLIALTGAEAGIVCNNNAGATFLILKVLAEGKEVIVSRGELIEIGGAFRLPDVMRSAGVILREVGTTNRTHLRDYEQAINENTGLILKVHKSNYRIIGFTKEVPIEELVKLGKRYKIPVVDDLGSGALIDFSKYGLPKEPVVRESIEKGADLVCFSGDKLIGGPQCGVIVGKKEYVKKLASHPVMRILRVDKTRLAILENTLRLFFDEEKLLAEHEVIKMILKKEEEIKKMAKKVLNALKDRKEKYQLAILPGECEIGGGSLPGVKLKTYLLRIKHQNVEDLARRLRKNEIPIYGRIEKNSLLLDFRTIREEEIKLLIKGLKEVLN